In Glycine max cultivar Williams 82 chromosome 4, Glycine_max_v4.0, whole genome shotgun sequence, the genomic stretch taaacctagtaaaactacccatcatatctcccaaaacccaatacccacgaaaatcatgtgagaaagaagtctacccaaacctgaaattcgaagtcccacaacgtagaggtgcgcttcacgactccgaaaatggcttccttttgcaatttggagtagaaatggtgagcaaagtttggagctttaatggaggcttcaatggagaggaagaagaagagaaaagcaaCGTGCGAGTGAGGAGAAGAGCTTCTGAATTTTTCTgttgagtgaagagagagagaacatggcttttattttaaaaggattttctctttcctttttcctaaaagctatgccacatgtctccttttgagtggagcaaaaaggggtccgcttttctcttgatgtgactcatacttagccacaagaagagaaaaatctgaccttttgaaatgctaaaatTCTGCCTCgatttgcgtgccgtttctctggttccagtccctcgcatttctctgcacccgtcggggccagttttcgaaagtaagcaatatatatatcaaaatgctcagaatgaaaccccgagcgtggttcagaggttggttttgttaaattttaagttgcacgcaaaacgataatttttagactaattaattgagaattaatctataactatccagttatggatttctcttcgttaattagtctaacccacgtatctttcccccaatatacctacttctaccaggagtatatatatatatatacacactgaataatacttatatatataattactcaAAATGCATCGTTTACAAAATTCCGGATAGAAATTTCTAGGATGTCACACAACTCGTGCAGGTGTGGGCTAAGGAGGAGCAGCCTCGTTGGGTCTCACCAATGGAAGTTGAGCTTCAGGCCAGGCTACTTGCTCCAGAAAATGCTCCATAGGTATGATTGGCGTGTTGTGAGCCAACTCTTGCAGGCTGTGCATGATAAGAAACTGTCCTCGGAATAAGCTTTGTAGCATAGGGACTAAAGTTTGTGAGCTTTGGACATCCTGTCCTATGGTCACTGACGAAGGAGCTGGAGTGGATGATGACGGGATGTCGTCTGTTCTAGCCCTTTTTCTTGATGCCATCTGTAACTAAAAAGAACTCAAAAATTCCTTAGACCAAGTTTATTCaagtttaaaaatagaaataaaggcTGAAATTAACGATGGGCGCTTAGCAGGAtacagctcgcttagcgcccCCTCAGAAACATAACATATCGACTTAGTTGGAGCCAAAGCTCACTTAGCCCAATGATTACCGTGACCAAATACGCTAAGCTAAGGTAGACTCAGCTTAGCGCGCGGCTTCcaactcaaaattttctaagttacctgggcttagcgattcagcctcgcttGGCCACAAGTACCTCAATAGGAGGATGAGTGTTtatcctcaaaagatgaactcgcttagcgtggTAGGCACGCTTAGCGAGTTTGTTTGGAAACGCATATCTTCAATGAAgatattgatgaactcgcttagtgtGGTATGCTAGCATAGCGAATTCATCGCATTTTCTAGAAAAAACGCAGAAAACGCAGttcgttttcttttctttttgagccTCTAAAAGGAATTATCAAACATCCAAGACAATTGAAAATAACTACACAGCACAATCATATATAAAGCCTTAATTTTTACCTAATCTAATATCATGAAAACCTTaaagattgaaagttaaaatCTATGGTTctctatcctaaggttcaacaaaataagagaataaatgGAGTAAAGAACTTACTTGTATCGTTGATGCTTTGATGCAGAAGAGAGGGAAAATGCAGGAAAATGAGTGCGAGAGGAAAGATGCAGGCAGTTCAGCAATTTCTagcaaatgtgagtgtaactgctaTTGCATTCACATAAgccatttttctttctcaaagagagacgtttggtttctcgaAGATTCTCGCTTAGCGGCACTGTGCGCTTAGCCTaactttgaaattcaaatttttttataaaaataaaaacacagaGAAGGGATTggcttgtagaagcaagcttcatgatgatgaaccaagaaaatttgatgatgccaaaagcccaagtgattgattcaagacttcaagatcaagcatcaagaatctaatccaagattcaagattcaagagaagaaatcaagaagcaacaagtcaagacttcatataggataagtattaaaagaatttttcaaaaaccaaatagcacagttttgttttacaaaagaattttctcaaattttttaagttaccagagtgatcactctttggtaatcgattaccagttatcagtaatcaattaccagtgaccagtttggttttcaaaatgtcttcaaatgatttataacgttccaaaatgattttcaaatagtgtaatcgattacactatattagtaatcgattagaagtgaatctgaacgttgaaattcaaatccaattgtgaagagtcacaacttttcataaaatgcattgtgtaatcgattacacctttgtggtaatcgattaccagtaaatagttttaaagaaaatgttaagagttataactcttaacatggttttctcaaaagtcataactcttccaatggtttctttgaccaaacatgaagagtctataaaagcatgactttggcacaTGTTCATAAGATATATGATATCCTTCCAAACAAtcctttttcacaatctttctctaaccGTTGCcctttgctttttcttttccaaaaagctttctaaactttgttttcaaaactttgtttttttgcGAGTGGAAATTCTACATAAAACAAAAGTATTtcatcccttctccctcttgccaaaagattcaaaggactaaccgcctgagaattcttttaattcttcctcttccctttaaacaaaagatttcaaaggactaaccgcctgagaattcttttaattcttcctcttccctttaaacaaaagatttcaaaggactaaccgcctgagatatcttttgtttccccttacaaagattcaagggactaaccgcctaagaattctttgtcttaacacattggagggtacatcctttgtggtacaagtagagggtacatctacttgggttgttatactgagaacaagagagggtacatctcttgtggatcagtttaaGTAgaaggtacatccacttggttgttcaaagagaacaagggagtgtacatcccttgtggatcttttcttgtaaagtattttacaaggttattggaaatctcaagaaacggtggttgcttggggactggacgtaggcacgggttgtggccgaaccagtataaatcttgtgtttgtcttcttcttacCTACACTTTTTATCTTTccactgtgtactttttatttccgctttacttttttctaagttattgttttttttctttactttctcataacttagtagtaaatcctaattgaatctagtaatattaagaaggataaattttaattagtcaagaaaagttcataattaattcaaccccccttcttaattattctgaggccacttgatccaacatggcTTAGCGCGGAGATAGGGCCACTTAGTAAGTTCTGCAGAACAAAAtacctgcaactctcgctaagcctggcTCTCAGCTGGCTTAGCTGAAATAGTGCATCTTCATTACAGAGGAATAGGTGCTTAGCGGTTGATGGATCGCTTAGCGCTGCTCTGGCCGTAAGGAATTGGGCTTAGATGGCATGAGTTTTGCTTAGCTCAATGAAACCCAATTCTGGCCGCAAGGAAATGAGCTTAGCCGCGACGCATCGCGCTTAGCCAATGAATGTAATAAGCTTAGCGAGCAGTCTATCGCTTAGCCTAATTCAGATCAAATTGAAATGGGCTTAGCTCACCCTTGGCCAGCTTAGTGGACCAAATCAGCCTGAGATGCAAGGGTTAAGCGCTAAGCGCCAGAGACTctcggcttagcgcatgaccaaAGATGCGCTTAGCAAAAGGACTGTgtttcagaagaagaaaaattctaagttatttttcagtcccttTCTTAAGAAATTGAAACTCTTATATCTATCATTTAAAAACAAGCTGATATACCCCAATGTAATGATTAtgaagcaagttccacatgataTACTGCATAAAATGcaaagataacagaaattaaaactgggttgcctcccaggaagtgcttctttaacgtcattagttTGACACGTTTACATCAATGGGTGATCAAATGCACAGTGCTATGTGCTCTTGTGAATTCTTCACCATGGTACAGTTTCAACCTCTGGCCATTTACTACCCATGTTCTGTCAGGATTCTGAGATTGTGGGTCGTATAGCTCTATTGCACCATAAGAtcgaacttttttttataataaagggTCCAAACCATTTGGATTTCAGCTTACCGGGAAATaatttgaatcttgaattaaaaAGTAGTACCTGTTGTCCCGGTTTGAAGTCTTTCTTCAACAGTTTTTTTCATGATAGGTcttgactttttctttgtaaagtcttGAAGATTCATAAGCTGTCAATCGCATTTCTTCTAGCTCCAACAATTGGAGCTTTTTGTGCTCCCTTGATGCCTTCTCATCAATGTTCAGAAATTTCAGAGCCCAATATGCCTTGTGTTCCATTTCAACTAGTAAGTGACATGATTTTCCATACACCAGTTGAGAAGGAGACAAACCAATTGGAGTTTTGTATGTCGTTCTATAAGCCCACAGTGCATCTTCCAATTTGGCTGACCAATCTTTTATGGTTGATGCCACTGTTTTCTCTAGTATTTCCTTTAATTCTCTGTTAGATACTTCGACTTGCCCATTATTTTGAGGATGGTAGGGAGATGCCACTCTATGATTCACATGATATTGACTCAGCACCTTTTGAAGTTGAGTGTTACAGAAGTGTGAACCACCATCACTGATTAAGATTCGAGGCACCCCAAATCGagcaaaaatattcttcttgATAAACTTCACCATAGTCTTAGCATTATTTCTTGAAGTGGCCatagcttccacccatttagacAAATAATCAACAACTACCAATATGTATTCATTTCCTGCAGATGAAGGAAATGGACCCATGAAATCAATACCCCAGCAATcaaaaacttcaacttccataATGTTTTGCAGAGGCATCTCATTCCTTCGGGAAATTCCCCTCATTCTTTGACATTGGTCACATTTTAAGACATGGTGATGGGAGTCTTTAAAAAGtgttggccagaaaaatcctaaCTGTAAGACCTTAGCTGCTGTTTTGTCTCTGCCATAATGCCTGCCACATGGGGAATTGTGACAATGCCACAATATGCCCTTGGCCTCCTCACTTGTCACACATCTTCGAAGAAGATTATCTGCACCTACTTTGAACAAGTGTGGATCATCCCAAACATAATGTCGGGCATCATGGAAGAATTTCTTTCTCTACTTCCAATTGAGGTCTTTAGGAATGACACCTGCTACCTTGAAATTGTCCATATCAGCAAACCAAGGTCTTCCTGCAATCAAAAATAAAGATTCATccgaaaatttatcttttatttcagcCTCCTTTGAAGTGACATCTTCATTCACCAATCTGGATAGGTGGTCTGCTACCACATTTTCAGAACatttcttgtccttgatgactaaatcaaactctTGAAGCAACAGTATCCATCTGATCAAATGTGGCTTGGAATCAACTTTGCGTAACAGATATTTAATTGATGCATGATTAGTGTAAATCACTATTTTTGATCCTaccaaataagatcgaaatttctCAAGTGCAAAAACAATTGCCAACAATTCTTTCTAAGTGGTGGCATAGTTAATCTGAGCATCATTCAAAACTTTGCTAGCATAATAGATGGTATGAAACATTCTACCCTTCCGCTGCCCCAGCACAGCACCTATTGCATAACCACTTGCATCACACATCAATTCAAACTCTTGTCCCCAATCTGGTGTTGTAATCACAGGAGCAGAAACCAACTTAGCTTTCAGAGTGTTAAAGGCTTAT encodes the following:
- the LOC106798558 gene encoding uncharacterized protein K02A2.6-like is translated as MRGISRRNEMPLQNIMEVEVFDCWGIDFMGPFPSSAGNEYILVVVDYLSKWVEAMATSRNNAKTMVKFIKKNIFARFGVPRILISDGGSHFCNTQLQKVLSQYHVNHRVASPYHPQNNGQVEVSNRELKEILEKTVASTIKDWSAKLEDALWAYRTTYKTPIGLSPSQLVYGKSCHLLVEMEHKAYWALKFLNIDEKASREHKKLQLLELEEMRLTAYESSRLYKEKVKTYHEKNC